A region of the Acanthopagrus latus isolate v.2019 chromosome 18, fAcaLat1.1, whole genome shotgun sequence genome:
ctcacaaatatgtattttttccataactgaataaaaaagctgttctcagagggaaataaggtccccagaactcCGTCTGGAGCtggaaaaggtggcagggtccgccacatataaacacagtaatctctaaattcagatttttgtttatatactgtttactttttcttctgattaaaatgtcttttctaaaactacatagtgcacctttaatattctCTAATCTGCCCAGTGAGACAACATCTTTCGCTTCGAACTGAACCTCTGTGCTTCGTGACTCATCTGgagaaccttttttttctccatccgTTAATACAATATAAAACTTAACAAACACAGTTGAGCCAGAAATAGCTCCTGTGTGGGTCTGACCTCATAGGCCTGAGGGCTGGTGAGGAAGCGGGCGAGGGGGCCGCAGCAGGGAGGCAGCGTGGCTGTGAGAGGGGGGCCGCTGTGAGTCAGGATGGGCTTCAGgtagctggggggggggggctcgaGTCAAGGACATGATAACATAGAAAACAAGcactgagaaagagagagaggggtcacacgcacacacagacgaaCTCAAGTGTGATTAATGAAGAGCAATTAAATGTTCGAACAATTGGCTTTTTATATATTCAGGTCAAAAggttaaaatgatcaaaattaaagtaatttaatgaaaatacattaaacttTATGACCTTCATACTTCACAGCTAATAAAAGGGATCATTTGTCTTCTGTACATGTtgctccctctgctgtctgacactGTGAAGTACAGCCGTCACTACAACTTCACTGTCCCTTCAACATACAGAGCAAGCGCAAAgatttctgttgtgtctgttgtttgtaTCTTACACTTAGTTTCTCTGTCAGAGGTGCAGCATTCTTTCAGAGGTAGATCATCTATTCATCTGGCTCTTGTAACAGTTGTGGTGAAATCACTATAACAGTTGTGACTAGAAGTTACAAGTTATTAAAAACAGGTATTGAAATGGTTGCAAATATGCCGCTGAAGCACAACCATGTTATAAccctttctttccctttttcctgtctatcttttttaatcaaaacaaaatcaacaactTGAAAACaggcaaatgaaaaaaaatcagtcagtcaatatGAACTTATCATTTGTATGGATCACGTCCAAGGATACTTGTGGTCAAAGTTGTACCAAATTCTGAAAAGCCAGGCACTTTCTTGTTTGGTGCTTCTTCTCTCTGGGCCCTCAGTGATACTCATCTGTGTGAACACGGAAAACGTGGATTTAGAGGTTTTCTTACAGACATTAGAGTATTAGAGTGTTTCTCAAGGGGCACACTTACCGAGTTATCTTGATCAGAGTCCACTCCCACTCtgtgaaagaaaagggaaaaaaaacaacaacatggaaaTCAGCTGTGTAAGTGTTGTGAAACGTGTTTCCCATGTTTATCAAGTTCCTGAGCAGCAAGGCTCCACGTCAAGGTGGGCATTTAAATACAAACAGCCTCGAGGGGCAGAGAAAAAGgttataatgaatgttttaacCTGATAGGTGAACTAGATGAATTAAACTCGTAATACCCTAATGTGTCAGAACCCTTTAGTGTTATAAACAAATGTGAATCCAACTGATCTGAtaagtgatggagggagaggtgtACCGAATGCGCTGGCACGACAGCATCTGCGTCGTGCCACCTCCACAGATCCAAACCGTGAAGAAGACCACGAGCAGAGTGGTGGAAAACATCATCTGACGGGCGTATGTCGCCGTGTCCCTGATGGACAGGGCGAAGGTCATCGCTCCTCGCAGTCCTGAGGAGCACAGAGAATGTCAGACAAGTATGCATGTTAATCTTTGAGACAGATCAGGTGATCTCTGGTAACAAGCCTTTGCTGTTCCTCTTTTTATCAATGCGAGGCTCACAGCATTTAGGATACACACTAACCTGCAAACATCATCATGTGCTGGAAGTTTGATCTGATCTTGTTGCGTCGTCCCAGATTTAGAAGGAATGAGAGAGGGTAGATGTTCGCAGCTCGTCCCAGGAACACTGCCACCTGGGAGGGACGGAGGTCAAGGAGAGGACAACGAAACAGAGCGACAGAGAAGCGTCCTCACTCTGTGCCAAACTATttactgcccctttaaatcaaTTACAGCTTGCCTTGTGGTTGTCAGGTATAACGCTGtgggaacattttattttctggcaTCTGAAAAGTGCTGATACAAGTGGGAGTTCCACATTCCTACGCTGATACTGACACATGTGATGAGGCAGAGGATTTGTGTGCAGCAGGTAGTTCATATGAGCAAAAGATACAAAAGCTCCAACGATGAACATGGGATTAAAGACGTGGTTCTGGAAGGTGAACAGAGTCAGACCCATGTAGGAGAAAATGAAGTTCTCCGCCAGGAAATTTAGGAGCTCGAACAGCTGCAACACAAGAGAAACGACATCAATGTAACCTTGTTACACGTGGAAACACAAGTGACTTTGAcagcattttaactttttaccAATAAATTATAAATGCGGCAATTTAGTTTCATTATTCTTCTTTCCTTAATGATTGCCTCAAATCTGGTTTAACAAAGGGATCAATTAATATCGTTGTTTTTTTGGCCCTTGGGTGATTAAATAAATTAGAGCCTAATTGGTATATCCGTTGGTCGATATAATAAAAAATTATGCTTTTCAATTAATTTAGTTCAGTTTAGTGGCTTATTTTAAACTGTTCGATGACAAACATTTGAAGGAACATTGCACAAATGTGTAACATATTTTACTCCCTAATATCTGTATCTGCATATCGGTCAGGTATTTACCCCGTCATTCTTCCTTGTTTGGGTCACTCAACACAGAGTTCTACTTTTAACAGATGACACACAGATTCATGAGCCGAGCCACAATATCAAACCATAAATCTGAATTTACTACGCTTGACCAACAAACCCACTGTGGCATTTTATAGCTTGTAAACTGACACACGCTTTTATTAATcttgtgacatttttacttttaaatctTTTGACCTTGTCACTGATAAACTCCACCTTTAGCACTCTTTTTTTCTACTGTCAAAATGCAGGTTTAAACACAACTCAGAATTTAATGTGTGTTGAAAAAGACCAGAAAGAGCAGTGATGGTGCTGTCATCCAGGTCTGACCTGTTTGGTCCTGTCCTGGGAGTCAGGAGACAGGTTGTTGAAGGTGTAGTGAGCCTGAGTGATTCCACAAAACAGCACCGCGACCACACCTGCAGCACGCCGGGAGAGTGAAACGATCAGCAGACACGGATTATCATCAACAACGTAACCACATTTTTGATCCTCACAGGAAACTAATTTTGTGCTTTCTCCAAGAGATTTACTGTCAGCAAATGCTAgttggattgtgtgtgtgtgtgtgtgtgtgtgtgtgtgtgttacctgtgaagCCGCAGGCCTCGGCCAGCAGGAATGTGCTCCAGGACATGAGGAAGAACAGAGCCGTCTCCAACAGCTGGAAATCTCTCAGCTTAGTGAACTTTGTCACGTACAGTCGACAGTCAAGGAGTTTAACAAGACACTGAGACACTGCGCGATGAACTCCTATCAAACTTTTATCTATTATTCATAATGTCAGAGAAAGGACAGGTggaataattttgttttttaaccaaagTAAGGTGATGTGTTACAAGGGGAGTCCTGGCTGGACTCGGATTTTAATGGAGAAAATGTCCTTATTAAAAATTATTGCCACCCGTATCttcaaacagtaaaaaaaaaacattatctacAGATTTCCTGCAAAAACTATCAATTAAAAAGCTCCAACAGAAATGTTTACCAGCAATATTGTACATAATAAAGATTTAATTAAACTTTTCACTGTGCTTATGCTTTGCTTTCTTTTAGTCTTAAAAGGAATGTTCAACAAATATACTTTTTAgtataaagaaattaaataaataaggaGCGACGCAAAGGATATAAGAGCAGTGACGATTCCTGTGGCCACGCCGAGAGCAAAGGAGCCGCTGAAAACTCCGAGGAAAATCCCGAAAGACTTCAGCATCGCCGTGCCCTCGAAGGTGTGGCTGTTGTCTCCTTGTGGCTGGTACGCTACAATAGAcctgaaataacacaaaatacaatCATTGATGAGCACTAGAAGAGTTATacacaaactcaacaactcacaaagcTTAAATTGAAGCCTGCACTCAGAAAATGTGGCAGCATTtgttaaatgtcacacattttcacatcagtctTCTCACTGAAAAACACTTCTGCCAGTTGTTGCATAACCACATCTCCAGCAGGTCTCTTTGTACAGGGAACTTAAGTAAACTGGAGGAGTTCAGATAAAGAAGAGCAGAGTGATGTAGAGGTAAGAGGGCTGGAACAAAAGATTCTCTATTTGGACAGTTCAGTGTTAATACTCAACTTAGGACAAGCTTTTAAAAGTCTACTGCTTGAATTAAGCACAGATTTGTGATGAAGCCTTGAGACGGAATCGATGCAGGTAAGTTTCCGCTGAGGTCAGGATTTCTTGTGAATGGACTCATGTTCTCACAGTGTCATACAGCTGATCCACAGCACCGTGTCAGCGCTAGAGAACAGTCTGGCTGCACTCATTATCATTCTGCCACATGGGGGGAAATGATCtggcttgtttgttgttttcctaACCAACCACGGTCATCTTGGGCAGCACGAATGCAACGACAGTGATCCTGCAAAACAAtgacttttttgggggggtggaaAATTTGCAAGCAGGGAGGCAGGCCCTGGGATTAAAATGGCTAATcccctgcaaaagaaaaggtaacaaCTGCTAGCTTTTTATATTCATACGGTTACTGACTCGTTACGGATACGTCTCCTTGAAAAATACCAACATTAAAAACCATGAGGAAAATCTGATGCAACGTCTACTGAAtacaattttagattttttttactaaaaGAAACATGTTCCATGGCTGACGTACTAAGATTTAAGCACAAAAGTAGCCAATTTAATCAATTTCAGAAGGTCTAAAGGTCTATGTGAGCACTGTAGCCACATGTGTGATCtcactgtcagagaggaaaGATACTGAAATGGCTGTGGAAAAGGTGGAAGAATAGATAATAAAGTATACTAAATGTTATGCTGTACTTTTGGTTTACTTTACTGCCATTTACTGACTGCTTTCCCCAAATAAACCTCATTAAATGCTCCAGGTAGAGCAACAGAAGAAAACTACAGACTACAGAGCTTTATCCTTGCTATAAGAGAATTTAGTCCAAATAGGGGGATACTTCACCTACATGTCAGTCTGCTTTCAGTTGATACAGAAACTTTGTGACCCCTGACAGTTAAGTATCAACACTGAACTGTCCCAATGAAGTCATACTCAAAAGAACAAGACGACACTTCTCAGTAAACTCCGGAAAATAATGGAGTTCCTTCAAGTGCAGTCTGAGTTGAGAGGAATTTTATCGCAGCAGAGTTATCTAAAAATTTAGCAGCGTAGTTGTCAGTCAGAGAAAGCAATTATAGAaacccatttttcttttttgccaaaGTACTTTTGCGATAAAATGGATTGAAAGTGATATATTCACCCTTGTCGATccacagtccacacacacacacgcacacgcacacgcacacacacacacacacacacacacacacacacacacacacacacacacacacacacacacacacacacactcacaaaacaaatcacCAGGTAGTTTGTCTGTAAGCATTCCTGGCGTCTGGCCCTCGCTTTGGCTTCTGTGTGTACAGTTTCTTCAAAAGATAATAGGAATGTGTTCTTAGCagcaaaaaaaactaaaaaaaaaaaagaaaaaaaagaaagaaaagtggtATAAATGAATAAGTAATGAAATCTTCTGCATCGCCAGCATTTTAAGAGTGGGAAAAACAGATAGCTGGTGATTTGTCATGTTTGTCCCAAGGCACCGCAAAGGCACACAATGCCATGCTCTACTTAGAACAGCCGTTCACTGGGACGGTCAGAGTCTCTCCGCAGGGACCGGCCCCTCCACGCTGCCTGCCATTATAATTCACAATTCTGTGGAAATTATAACATTTCGagtaaaggaggaggaaaagctGAGTGTTAGCTTAGCGACCACCTCGTGTTCAGCACAGCGCTAATGAGAAGCTGATATCAGATTAGTTAAAAGGTCACAAGCTGCTACGTCACCGATTGAGAGAAACGGTGAATGTGCAAGTCATGTCTCGCACATTCGCCATTTCTCTCGATCGGTTACATAGCAGATTTGTACACAGTCAGGATGGTTTGGGATGGATGCAGACTCATAGTTTGGGTGTGTTGTCATGAAGACGGATGACTTACGAGGACAGAACCAGGGCCACGGCGTCGTTGAGGACACTCTCTCCAAACAGCAGAGCATACAGATCCAcgtccacctgcagctcattgAAGATAGCCAGGACCGTCACTGTGGAGCGAGACAAACATGTGAAATACTTCTGATAAGCCTCCATTTTACCACAGaccaaaaacatgacacatgtcACTGAGCAAGACACAGGCAGGTGCAAAGTGCTGTGTTTCAATTCTAAACTCAGTACAACAGATGGGTCAGTAATCAGCCTGCACGATATCAGAATCTATGTCTTTTTGTCTCCTTGctaaaaaaattacattaattaaatattgtgttactttggctctgatgcagcaatcTGTCGTCTAACTCAGTGTCCCGCACACAAGAGTATCCGAtcacatattttacatacatgGCACTCTCAATCTACAAAGTGACTAgtgtaattaaataaatgtagtgaagcaCAAATTATAATATTTGTCTCCAAGATGTAGTGAAGTAGAATTATGAAACAGcagaatttattttttggctATTTTAAATTCTGAAATTaagattttaatgtttactgCAAATGTACAATATGTACATCAGTTCCAAATGTTGTCTCCTTAATTACTAATAACATGTatcagcagagacaaaaaaatcaacatattgCTCGATCCTCTTAATAtacttacattacatttaatagAGTAAATGTTGTGGTGAAGCATATACTTGTACTTTGCTTTTTACTATACTTGTATTTTACCATTTTGTAGGAATAGGAAACAATAAAAGACTTAAACTGATAAATGTTGAACAAACAAATAGGAAGCTAAATTGAAATAGCCAGTATTTATTAGATTATTTTATGTTCAAACTGTTaaacttaattgttttttgtaaataaacgCTAATTTTAATTTGATTC
Encoded here:
- the slc9a6a gene encoding sodium/hydrogen exchanger 6a codes for the protein MVFKVTVNSAWRATRTLWLLVLVSLSVCICVCRASSPQEDSAMENIVTEKKAEESHRQDSADLLIFILLLTLTILTIWLFKHRRFRFLHETGLAMIYGLLVGVVLRYGIHVPRDISNATLGCPVNASPATLLINVSGKFYEYTLKGEISANEVDNVQDNEMLRKVTFDPEVFFNILLPPIIFHAGYSLKRRHFFRNMGSILAYAFLGTVISCFVIGLLMYGCVMLMKQVGQLGGDFFFTDCLFFGAIVSATDPVTVLAIFNELQVDVDLYALLFGESVLNDAVALVLSSSIVAYQPQGDNSHTFEGTAMLKSFGIFLGVFSGSFALGVATGIVTALVTKFTKLRDFQLLETALFFLMSWSTFLLAEACGFTGVVAVLFCGITQAHYTFNNLSPDSQDRTKQLFELLNFLAENFIFSYMGLTLFTFQNHVFNPMFIVGAFVAVFLGRAANIYPLSFLLNLGRRNKIRSNFQHMMMFAGLRGAMTFALSIRDTATYARQMMFSTTLLVVFFTVWICGGGTTQMLSCQRIRVGVDSDQDNSMSITEGPERRSTKQESAWLFRIWYNFDHNYLKPILTHSGPPLTATLPPCCGPLARFLTSPQAYENECQLKDDDSDLILTDGDINLTYGDITVSTDASGAHTSGGTAFAGAATSDDLDRELTYGDHELVMRGTRLVLPMDDSEPPFTDLHHGMRM